In Micromonospora purpureochromogenes, a single window of DNA contains:
- a CDS encoding LppU/SCO3897 family protein — translation MSEQVAPPSAPQPAQAAQPEQLAQPDPAPQADATAPAASPVEPAAKGTGGRKALGIIGAVVVFLVVAGLKFGLGTAIGSFLNSDETAEAKAGDCIAELPAVTGTEERSVSSAEVVKCTSTEAVYTVVGRVEDQTEAQAKSGQACEQYIKPGEDGYVFYNIAPGGKGYLLCLTKKA, via the coding sequence GTGTCAGAGCAGGTAGCACCGCCCTCCGCGCCGCAGCCCGCGCAGGCCGCGCAGCCCGAGCAGCTCGCGCAGCCCGACCCGGCCCCGCAGGCCGACGCGACCGCGCCGGCGGCGTCCCCGGTCGAGCCGGCGGCGAAGGGAACCGGCGGCCGCAAGGCGCTGGGCATCATCGGCGCGGTGGTCGTGTTCCTGGTCGTCGCCGGCCTCAAGTTCGGCCTCGGCACGGCCATCGGGAGCTTCCTGAACTCCGACGAGACCGCCGAGGCCAAGGCCGGTGACTGCATCGCCGAACTGCCCGCGGTCACCGGCACCGAGGAGCGCTCGGTCAGCAGCGCCGAGGTCGTGAAGTGCACCTCGACCGAGGCGGTCTACACCGTGGTCGGCCGGGTGGAGGACCAGACCGAGGCGCAGGCCAAGAGCGGCCAGGCGTGCGAGCAGTACATCAAGCCCGGCGAGGACGGCTACGTCTTCTACAACATCGCCCCGGGCGGCAAGGGCTACCTGCTCTGCCTCACCAAGAAGGCCTGA
- a CDS encoding HAAS signaling domain-containing protein — MTVTGQEITDYVERVRAALADLPPAVREELTEDLPEHLAEVAAEDGGSLVERLGEPEAYAAELRAAAGAGERSAGRPGLEQRFGAVAGRVRVRLAGLDTRLGPLLGYASASEFLRLLRPAWWVLRGYLAASLLGAMTGAPLAVVPRVGSSATAGLVLLVGCVLASIWLGRRAGELRRWPRLLLRAGTLVLVVFALAALVQVDERARWHGDYGYDPISVRNPYDEVQDVYVYDREGRLVENARLFDQNGTPIRLGWPSCTDPALPDVSPVQRGYPYCPEQAPFRPRPPAQAPVPPGTAPTTAAPSATATPTGAAPTPTVSAPAPTGGAPGPTVTAPAGPTAPAAVPTS; from the coding sequence ATGACCGTCACTGGGCAGGAGATCACGGACTACGTGGAGCGGGTGCGGGCCGCACTGGCCGACCTGCCGCCGGCGGTCCGCGAGGAACTGACCGAGGACCTGCCGGAGCATCTCGCCGAGGTCGCCGCCGAGGACGGCGGCTCGCTGGTCGAGCGGCTGGGCGAGCCGGAGGCGTACGCGGCCGAGTTGCGCGCCGCGGCCGGCGCGGGCGAGCGGTCGGCCGGCCGGCCCGGCCTGGAGCAGCGGTTCGGCGCCGTCGCGGGCCGGGTCCGCGTCCGGCTCGCCGGCCTGGACACCCGACTGGGCCCCCTGCTCGGGTACGCCTCGGCGAGCGAGTTCCTGCGCCTGCTCCGCCCGGCGTGGTGGGTGCTGCGCGGCTACCTGGCGGCGTCGCTGCTGGGCGCGATGACCGGGGCGCCGCTGGCCGTGGTGCCCCGGGTGGGCAGCAGCGCGACGGCCGGGCTGGTGCTGCTGGTCGGCTGCGTGCTGGCGTCGATCTGGCTGGGCCGCCGGGCCGGCGAGCTGCGCCGCTGGCCGCGCCTCCTGCTGCGCGCCGGCACCCTGGTGCTCGTCGTGTTCGCCCTGGCCGCGCTGGTGCAGGTGGACGAGCGGGCCCGCTGGCACGGCGACTACGGCTACGACCCGATCTCGGTGCGCAACCCGTACGACGAGGTGCAGGACGTCTACGTCTACGACCGTGAGGGGCGGCTGGTGGAGAACGCCCGGCTCTTCGACCAGAACGGCACCCCGATCCGGCTCGGCTGGCCCTCCTGCACCGACCCGGCCCTGCCCGACGTCAGCCCGGTGCAGCGTGGCTACCCGTACTGCCCGGAGCAGGCTCCGTTCCGGCCCCGCCCGCCGGCCCAGGCGCCGGTCCCGCCGGGCACCGCCCCGACGACCGCCGCACCCTCCGCCACCGCGACGCCGACCGGTGCCGCGCCGACGCCGACCGTGAGCGCACCGGCGCCGACCGGGGGCGCACCCGGCCCGACGGTGACCGCGCCGGCCGGTCCGACCGCTCCGGCGGCCGTCCCGACGAGCTGA
- a CDS encoding PadR family transcriptional regulator has translation MDTTQLLKGVLDLAVLAVLKDEDGYGYDILRRLREAGLDEVGDASVYGTLRRLFGAGLLTTYVVPSESGPHRKYYALNAAGREQLTRSGKTWRSFATTMDRLLDDRGMAA, from the coding sequence GTGGATACCACGCAGCTCCTGAAGGGCGTGCTCGACCTGGCCGTCCTCGCCGTGCTCAAGGACGAGGACGGCTACGGTTACGACATCCTGCGCCGGCTCCGCGAGGCCGGTCTCGACGAGGTCGGCGACGCCTCGGTCTACGGCACGCTGCGCCGGCTCTTCGGCGCCGGCCTGCTCACCACGTACGTGGTGCCCAGCGAGTCCGGGCCGCACCGCAAGTACTACGCGCTGAACGCCGCCGGCCGGGAACAGCTCACCCGCTCCGGCAAGACCTGGCGCTCGTTCGCCACCACCATGGACAGGCTGCTCGACGATCGGGGGATGGCGGCATGA
- a CDS encoding Ppx/GppA phosphatase family protein: MAAIDCGTNSIRLLVADLPDPSAGAQAPLVDLTRRMEIVRLGQGVDRTGRLAPEAIERTRVALADYAAEIEKLGAERVRMCATSASRDAANAGDFRAMVEQTLGAAPEVVTGDEEARLSFTGAVRGLPADAEPPYLVVDIGGGSTEFVVGTREGGVQAAISMDIGCVRMTERHLHGDPPTLDEIAAAQADIAVAVDRALEAVPGRQAATLVGLAGSVTTVVAIAQGLTEYDPERIHHARVSYDRVADVTADLLAKTREQRLAVPVMHPGRADVIGAGALVLRVIMERAGMPSVVASEHDILDGIAWSLAPQDRRQ; encoded by the coding sequence GTGGCCGCCATCGACTGCGGGACCAACTCCATCCGCCTGCTGGTCGCCGACCTGCCCGACCCGTCCGCCGGCGCGCAGGCGCCGCTGGTCGACCTGACCCGCCGGATGGAGATCGTCCGGCTCGGCCAGGGCGTCGACCGGACCGGCCGGCTCGCCCCGGAGGCGATCGAGCGGACCCGGGTGGCGCTGGCCGACTACGCCGCCGAGATCGAGAAGCTGGGCGCCGAGCGGGTGCGGATGTGCGCCACCTCCGCCTCCCGGGACGCCGCCAACGCCGGGGACTTCCGGGCCATGGTCGAACAGACCCTCGGTGCCGCGCCCGAGGTGGTCACCGGCGACGAGGAGGCCCGGCTCTCCTTCACCGGCGCGGTCCGGGGGCTGCCCGCCGACGCGGAGCCGCCGTACCTGGTGGTGGACATCGGTGGCGGCTCGACGGAGTTCGTCGTCGGCACCCGGGAGGGCGGGGTGCAGGCGGCCATCTCGATGGACATCGGCTGCGTCCGGATGACCGAGCGGCACCTGCACGGCGACCCGCCCACGCTGGACGAGATCGCCGCCGCGCAGGCCGACATCGCGGTCGCGGTGGACCGCGCGCTCGAGGCGGTCCCCGGCCGCCAGGCCGCCACGCTGGTCGGCCTCGCCGGGTCGGTCACCACCGTCGTCGCCATCGCCCAGGGCCTCACCGAGTACGACCCGGAGCGCATCCACCACGCCCGGGTGTCGTACGACCGGGTGGCCGACGTGACGGCCGACCTGCTGGCGAAGACCCGCGAGCAGCGGTTGGCCGTCCCGGTCATGCATCCCGGCCGGGCCGACGTGATCGGCGCGGGCGCGCTGGTGCTCCGCGTGATCATGGAGCGGGCCGGCATGCCGTCGGTGGTCGCCTCCGAACACGACATCCTCGACGGCATCGCCTGGAGCCTCGCCCCGCAGGACCGGCGTCAGTAG
- a CDS encoding amino-acid N-acetyltransferase: MSAADEIVVRRARTGDVRGIRRLVDTYTDDRRLLSKATVTLYEDVQEFRVAVTGDGTVVGCGALHVMWEDLAEIRTVAVDPVCRGRKIGHRIVGELIDAARELGVARIFVLTFETRFFGAFGFTEIDGAPVPHPVYEQLLRSYDEGVAEFLDLERVKPNTLGNTRMLLRL, translated from the coding sequence ATGAGCGCCGCCGACGAGATCGTCGTACGCCGGGCGCGCACCGGTGACGTGCGGGGCATCCGGCGACTGGTCGACACGTACACCGACGACCGGCGGCTGTTGAGCAAGGCCACCGTCACCCTCTACGAGGACGTGCAGGAGTTCCGGGTCGCGGTGACCGGCGACGGCACCGTGGTCGGCTGCGGCGCGCTGCACGTGATGTGGGAGGACCTGGCCGAGATCCGGACGGTGGCGGTGGACCCGGTGTGCCGGGGCCGCAAGATCGGTCACCGGATCGTGGGCGAGCTGATCGACGCCGCCCGGGAGCTGGGCGTCGCGCGGATCTTCGTGCTCACCTTCGAGACCCGGTTCTTCGGCGCGTTCGGCTTCACCGAGATCGACGGGGCGCCCGTGCCGCATCCGGTCTACGAGCAGCTGCTGCGCTCGTACGACGAGGGTGTCGCGGAGTTCCTGGACCTGGAGCGGGTCAAGCCGAACACGCTCGGCAACACCCGGATGCTGCTCCGGCTGTAG
- a CDS encoding DUF501 domain-containing protein, which yields MTVVPPQEPAADSVPLPQREPATEADLAAVAAQLGRPPRGTRAVAHRCPCGLPDVVETTPRLADGTPFPTLFYLTCPRATAACSRLESAGLMKEMADRLAEDPELAARYRAAHEDYLARREAIGQVPEIAGISAGGMPGRVKCLHVHLGHALGAGPGVNPFGDETLALVEKWWAAGPCVDVPAE from the coding sequence GTGACTGTCGTACCACCGCAGGAGCCGGCGGCGGATTCCGTACCCCTGCCGCAGCGGGAACCGGCCACCGAGGCCGACCTGGCCGCGGTGGCCGCGCAGCTCGGACGCCCGCCACGCGGTACCCGGGCGGTGGCCCACCGGTGCCCGTGCGGACTGCCCGACGTGGTGGAGACGACGCCGCGGCTGGCCGACGGCACGCCCTTCCCGACGCTGTTCTACCTGACCTGCCCCCGTGCGACCGCGGCGTGCAGCCGGCTGGAGTCGGCCGGGCTGATGAAGGAGATGGCCGACCGGCTCGCCGAGGACCCGGAGCTGGCCGCCCGCTACCGCGCGGCGCACGAGGACTACCTCGCCCGGCGGGAGGCGATCGGCCAGGTGCCGGAGATCGCCGGCATCTCCGCCGGTGGCATGCCGGGCCGGGTGAAGTGCCTGCACGTGCACCTGGGGCACGCGCTCGGCGCCGGGCCGGGGGTCAACCCGTTCGGCGACGAGACGCTGGCGCTGGTGGAGAAGTGGTGGGCGGCCGGGCCGTGCGTGGACGTGCCGGCGGAGTGA
- a CDS encoding FtsB family cell division protein — MQQRRTPGGQRPARRPTGRPGGARGARPTVRDGGIRAEPRAAAGRTRGAEGVRSASRPAAARRTAAGGTIKRLTAPHPRRLTGRATVLFAVLIALALAYTYPVRVFLDQQVDIERMEASQAAQRQRISDLSAEAAKWQDKEYIKIQARERFYMVPPGEVPVIVLNDPEGAARDANAGKPPVPPKTPDPWYDTLWSSVRAANGERPEK; from the coding sequence ATGCAGCAGCGCCGCACACCGGGCGGTCAGCGCCCCGCCCGTCGACCGACCGGTCGGCCGGGCGGGGCCCGTGGCGCCCGGCCGACCGTGCGCGACGGCGGGATCCGCGCCGAGCCGCGGGCGGCCGCCGGCCGGACGCGGGGCGCCGAGGGCGTACGCTCCGCGAGCCGTCCCGCCGCCGCCCGTCGTACGGCGGCCGGCGGCACCATCAAGCGGCTCACCGCACCCCACCCCCGACGCCTCACCGGGCGGGCCACCGTGCTCTTCGCGGTGCTGATCGCGCTCGCCCTGGCCTACACCTATCCGGTCCGGGTCTTCCTCGACCAGCAGGTGGACATCGAGCGGATGGAGGCGTCGCAGGCCGCGCAGCGGCAGCGCATCTCCGACCTGTCCGCCGAGGCGGCGAAGTGGCAGGACAAGGAGTACATCAAGATCCAGGCCCGGGAGCGGTTCTACATGGTCCCGCCGGGGGAGGTCCCGGTGATCGTGCTGAACGACCCGGAGGGCGCGGCCCGGGACGCCAACGCCGGCAAGCCGCCGGTCCCGCCGAAGACCCCCGACCCCTGGTACGACACGCTCTGGTCCAGCGTGCGGGCGGCGAACGGCGAGCGCCCCGAGAAGTGA
- the eno gene encoding phosphopyruvate hydratase yields the protein MATIEGIVAREILDSRGNPTVEVEVGLDDGTIARAAVPSGASTGAFEAIELRDGDSDRYQGKGVENAVANIEDKIVDQLIGYEASEQRLIDQKMLDLDGTDNKAELGANAILGVSLAVAKAAAGSAELSLFRYLGGPNAHLLPVPMMNILNGGAHADSNVDIQEFMIAPIGAPSFREALRSGAEVYHALKSVLKKKDLSTGLGDEGGFAPNLPTNAAALDLIAEAVEKAGYRLGTDIVFALDVAATEFFDNGTYTFEGSAKSAEEMSNYYTKLIGDYPIVSIEDPLSEDDWSGWATLTAAVGDRIQIVGDDLFVTNPQRIARGIAENAANAVLVKVNQIGSLTETLDAVDLAHRAGFKCMMSHRSGETEDTTIADLAVATGCGQIKTGAPARSDRVAKYNQLLRIEEELADAARYAGAGAFPRYRSA from the coding sequence GTGGCAACCATCGAGGGAATCGTCGCCCGGGAGATTCTCGACTCGCGGGGCAACCCGACGGTCGAGGTCGAGGTCGGGCTCGACGACGGCACGATCGCCCGCGCCGCGGTGCCCTCCGGCGCCTCCACCGGCGCCTTCGAGGCGATCGAGCTGCGCGACGGTGACTCCGACCGTTACCAGGGCAAGGGCGTCGAGAACGCGGTTGCCAACATCGAGGACAAGATCGTCGACCAGCTCATCGGCTACGAGGCGAGCGAGCAGCGGCTGATCGACCAGAAGATGCTCGACCTCGACGGCACGGACAACAAGGCCGAGCTGGGCGCCAACGCCATCCTGGGCGTCTCCCTGGCGGTGGCGAAGGCCGCCGCCGGCAGCGCCGAGCTGAGCCTCTTCCGCTACCTGGGCGGCCCGAACGCGCACCTGCTGCCGGTGCCGATGATGAACATCCTCAACGGTGGGGCGCACGCCGACTCCAACGTCGACATCCAGGAGTTCATGATCGCGCCGATCGGCGCGCCCAGCTTCCGCGAGGCGCTGCGCTCCGGCGCCGAGGTCTACCACGCGCTGAAGTCGGTGCTGAAGAAGAAGGACCTGTCCACCGGCCTCGGCGACGAGGGCGGCTTCGCCCCGAACCTGCCGACCAACGCCGCCGCGCTGGACCTGATCGCCGAGGCGGTGGAGAAGGCCGGCTACCGGCTCGGCACCGACATCGTGTTCGCGCTCGACGTGGCCGCCACCGAGTTCTTCGACAACGGCACCTACACCTTCGAGGGCAGCGCGAAGTCCGCCGAGGAGATGAGCAACTACTACACCAAGCTCATCGGCGACTACCCGATCGTCTCCATCGAGGACCCGCTGTCGGAGGACGACTGGAGTGGCTGGGCCACCCTCACCGCGGCGGTCGGCGACCGGATCCAGATCGTCGGCGACGACCTCTTCGTGACCAACCCGCAGCGCATCGCCCGGGGCATCGCCGAGAACGCCGCCAACGCGGTGCTGGTCAAGGTCAACCAGATCGGTTCGCTGACCGAGACCCTCGACGCGGTGGACCTGGCGCACCGGGCCGGCTTCAAGTGCATGATGAGCCACCGGTCCGGCGAGACCGAGGACACCACCATCGCCGACCTGGCCGTCGCCACCGGCTGCGGCCAGATCAAGACCGGCGCCCCGGCCCGCTCCGACCGGGTGGCCAAGTACAACCAGCTCCTGCGGATCGAGGAGGAGCTGGCCGACGCGGCGCGGTACGCCGGCGCGGGCGCATTCCCGCGTTACCGTTCGGCCTGA
- the nudC gene encoding NAD(+) diphosphatase, translating to MTPSSPDLPAGHRPPTAEQPPTPAAPGAVASGPATPTGDGFLPGADRTAAPAPDDLALPVSARRVLTRADGRFLRVGELPADTEWVPVGTLDGVPAWAADIVEAAESWGRWRSWRSLAAELPEPFATAAGRALAVVTWRRTHRWCGACRAELADVPGETARRCPGCDLYVPMRLSAAVLTAITRPGPAGGPDELLLVRHAYGPTELWALVAGFVEAGETLEAAVRREVGEEVGLTVDRVAYFGSQPWAMSGPGTLLTGFTATAADPSAEPVVDGRELTEARWFPLDALPAELPPAYSISRWLIDAAVTAGRR from the coding sequence GTGACCCCCTCCTCCCCGGACCTTCCCGCCGGCCACCGGCCGCCCACCGCCGAGCAGCCGCCGACCCCAGCCGCCCCTGGGGCGGTGGCGTCCGGGCCGGCGACGCCCACCGGTGACGGCTTCCTTCCCGGGGCGGACCGCACCGCCGCGCCGGCGCCGGACGACCTGGCCCTGCCGGTCTCGGCTCGCCGGGTGCTGACCCGCGCCGACGGCCGGTTCCTCCGCGTCGGCGAGCTGCCCGCCGACACCGAATGGGTACCGGTCGGCACGCTGGACGGCGTACCGGCCTGGGCGGCCGACATCGTCGAGGCCGCCGAGTCGTGGGGGCGCTGGCGCAGCTGGCGGTCGCTCGCCGCCGAGCTGCCGGAGCCGTTCGCCACGGCGGCCGGGCGGGCGCTGGCCGTGGTCACCTGGCGGCGTACCCACCGGTGGTGCGGGGCGTGCCGGGCCGAACTGGCCGACGTGCCCGGCGAGACCGCCCGCCGGTGCCCCGGCTGCGACCTGTACGTCCCGATGCGGCTCTCCGCCGCCGTGCTCACCGCGATCACCCGCCCCGGCCCGGCCGGCGGCCCCGACGAGCTGCTGCTGGTGCGGCACGCGTACGGGCCGACAGAGCTGTGGGCGCTGGTCGCCGGGTTCGTCGAGGCCGGCGAGACGCTGGAGGCGGCGGTACGCCGGGAGGTCGGCGAGGAGGTCGGGCTGACCGTCGACCGGGTGGCCTACTTCGGCAGCCAGCCGTGGGCGATGTCCGGGCCGGGGACGCTGCTGACCGGGTTCACCGCCACCGCCGCCGACCCGTCCGCCGAGCCGGTGGTGGACGGGCGGGAGCTGACCGAGGCGCGCTGGTTCCCGCTGGACGCGCTGCCGGCGGAGCTGCCGCCGGCGTACTCCATCTCGCGCTGGCTGATCGATGCGGCGGTGACCGCCGGGCGGCGCTGA
- a CDS encoding DUF885 domain-containing protein: protein MEEFVPLAERIVEALLESRPGLATSAGDHRYDDRLPDLSPEAVKADQAMLREAADALSELDPDALDVEEQVDHALLSALVDRELFELGEIRGYEWDPLRHNPGPLLHAVLARPYAPVEERLTHLAGRLSAVPDALATARATLRDMPRIHAETAVGQFTGTAALIRDEVPLLLAQAPALFDRVEPAATAAIAALEEFVAWLRIGLAADAGPGRDPRLGRRRWEARLWHTLDTELGAAEVQRRAWANLDRVTEEIRAAAVELVGGPADDETVRRALNLLAAEHPDDHSIVNLASTTLDEAVDFVRDRDLVTLVDDPCVIQEMPEFARGVAVAYCDSPGPLETAALPTFYCISPTPADWPAHRVESFYREYNDHMIRNLTVHEAMPGHFLQLAHARRYAGPTRVRPLTESGVFIEGWAVYTEELMAGLGFGGLPVRLQQLKMQLRMTINALLDQLVHCEDLPESEAMALMTGRGFQEEGEAAGKWRRALLTSTQLSTYFVGYSEMADIAAARPDGVSVREWHDAMLAHDCPPPRHLRTLLGV, encoded by the coding sequence ATGGAAGAGTTCGTGCCGCTGGCGGAGCGGATCGTCGAGGCGTTGCTGGAGAGCCGCCCCGGGCTGGCCACCTCCGCCGGTGACCACCGGTACGACGACCGGCTGCCCGATCTCTCCCCGGAGGCCGTCAAGGCCGACCAGGCGATGCTGCGGGAGGCCGCCGATGCGCTCTCCGAACTCGACCCCGACGCGCTCGACGTGGAGGAGCAGGTCGACCACGCGCTGCTCAGCGCCCTGGTCGACCGGGAGCTGTTCGAGCTCGGCGAGATCCGCGGGTACGAGTGGGACCCGCTGCGGCACAACCCCGGCCCACTGCTGCACGCGGTGCTCGCCCGCCCGTACGCGCCGGTCGAGGAGCGCCTGACCCACCTGGCCGGGCGGCTGTCGGCCGTACCCGATGCCCTGGCGACCGCGCGCGCGACGCTGCGCGACATGCCCCGGATCCACGCCGAGACGGCGGTGGGGCAGTTCACCGGCACGGCGGCGCTGATCCGCGACGAGGTGCCGCTGCTGCTGGCCCAGGCGCCCGCGCTGTTCGACCGGGTGGAGCCGGCCGCCACCGCGGCGATCGCGGCGCTGGAGGAGTTCGTGGCGTGGCTGCGCATCGGTCTCGCGGCCGACGCCGGGCCGGGGCGCGACCCCCGGCTGGGGCGGCGGCGCTGGGAGGCGCGGCTGTGGCACACCCTCGACACCGAGCTGGGCGCCGCCGAGGTGCAGCGCCGCGCCTGGGCCAACCTGGACCGGGTCACCGAGGAGATCCGCGCCGCGGCCGTCGAGCTGGTCGGCGGTCCGGCCGACGACGAGACGGTACGCCGGGCGCTGAACCTGCTCGCCGCCGAGCACCCCGACGACCACTCCATCGTGAACCTCGCCTCGACCACCCTGGACGAGGCGGTCGACTTCGTCCGGGACCGTGACCTGGTCACCCTGGTCGACGACCCGTGCGTGATCCAGGAGATGCCCGAGTTCGCCCGGGGCGTGGCCGTCGCCTACTGCGACTCGCCCGGCCCGCTGGAGACGGCGGCGCTGCCCACCTTCTACTGCATCTCGCCCACCCCGGCGGACTGGCCCGCGCACCGGGTCGAGTCGTTCTACCGCGAGTACAACGACCACATGATCCGCAACCTGACCGTGCACGAGGCGATGCCCGGCCACTTCCTCCAGCTCGCGCACGCCCGCCGGTACGCCGGCCCGACCCGGGTCCGCCCGCTGACCGAGTCCGGGGTGTTCATCGAGGGCTGGGCGGTCTACACCGAGGAGCTGATGGCCGGCCTCGGCTTCGGTGGCCTGCCGGTGCGGTTGCAGCAGCTCAAGATGCAGCTGCGGATGACCATCAACGCGCTGCTGGACCAGCTGGTGCACTGCGAGGACCTGCCCGAGTCCGAGGCGATGGCGCTGATGACGGGGCGCGGCTTCCAGGAGGAGGGCGAGGCGGCCGGCAAGTGGCGGCGTGCGCTGCTCACCTCCACCCAGCTCTCCACGTACTTCGTGGGCTACAGCGAGATGGCGGACATCGCCGCGGCGCGCCCCGACGGGGTGTCGGTGCGCGAGTGGCACGACGCGATGCTCGCGCACGACTGCCCGCCGCCGCGCCACCTGCGCACCCTGCTCGGCGTCTGA
- a CDS encoding nucleoside triphosphate pyrophosphohydrolase: MSARIVLLVTSPRLPAGLLTAAAWDVVRSAPVLAGGESALTTAVRAAGAEVTVVEAGATQALLDAVAAHGTAVWLAGPAGDEALARELGLRLARQPGLAELELMYGSWDPPGARLLDAVEVMDRLASPGGDPWKRSQTHRSLAGFLLEECYEAYDAISADDTDALREELGDVLLQVLLHARLAEELPEGERWSVDDVAGGLVDKMVRRNPHVFAGAETGTLEEIEASWERIKQAEKARASVLDGIALSQPALALAAKILDRAGRIGLAVPPPLADTQVDPEARLGASLLATVAAARQAGIDPEAALRRTTLAYAEAVRSAEQPPSP; encoded by the coding sequence ATGTCCGCACGGATCGTCCTGCTGGTCACCTCGCCCCGGCTGCCGGCCGGCCTGCTAACCGCGGCCGCCTGGGACGTCGTCCGCTCCGCGCCGGTGCTGGCCGGCGGGGAGAGCGCGCTGACCACGGCGGTGCGGGCGGCGGGCGCCGAGGTCACGGTGGTCGAGGCCGGCGCGACGCAGGCGCTGCTCGACGCGGTGGCGGCGCACGGGACGGCGGTCTGGCTGGCCGGTCCCGCCGGTGACGAGGCGCTCGCCCGGGAGCTGGGCCTGCGGCTGGCCCGCCAGCCGGGGCTGGCCGAGCTGGAGCTGATGTACGGCTCGTGGGACCCGCCCGGGGCGCGGCTGCTGGACGCGGTCGAGGTGATGGACCGGCTCGCCTCGCCCGGCGGCGACCCGTGGAAGCGCTCGCAGACCCACCGCAGCCTCGCCGGCTTCCTGTTGGAGGAGTGCTACGAGGCGTACGACGCGATCAGCGCCGACGACACCGACGCGCTCCGCGAGGAGCTGGGCGACGTGCTGCTCCAGGTGCTGCTGCACGCCCGGCTGGCCGAGGAACTGCCCGAGGGCGAACGGTGGAGCGTCGACGACGTGGCGGGCGGCCTGGTGGACAAGATGGTCCGCCGCAACCCGCACGTCTTCGCCGGCGCGGAGACGGGCACGCTGGAGGAGATCGAGGCGAGCTGGGAGCGGATCAAGCAGGCCGAGAAGGCCCGCGCCTCGGTGCTGGACGGCATCGCGCTGAGCCAGCCCGCGCTGGCCCTGGCCGCCAAGATCCTGGACCGCGCCGGCCGGATCGGCCTCGCCGTCCCGCCGCCGCTGGCCGACACCCAGGTCGACCCGGAGGCGCGACTCGGTGCCAGCCTGCTGGCCACCGTCGCCGCCGCCCGGCAGGCCGGCATCGACCCCGAGGCCGCCCTGCGCCGCACCACCCTCGCCTACGCCGAGGCGGTCCGCAGCGCCGAACAACCCCCCAGCCCCTGA
- a CDS encoding DUF4179 domain-containing protein gives MRARRLIAAASVAALGVLSLAACGKSSPDVAAYVGDRTYSVDRVDAIYDDAQAKYAEAIRQSATQTGVTPQAEQLRSRVTRQDVVNLLVSVDLGKRVVAEQGVQVPDQVTPEQLAQQLQMPPQAEFAKLWGEWADISMVLSQKLPPADLSDASVMAVYHAIEETGGIQSGLSVGEVRQLFGEGGFVRTASALSAALEEQADKVDLSVNPRFRPLGVPSWVNKGQELVFYALPYVDASGPVTDISTPEPVATPAEPAGSVAP, from the coding sequence ATGCGTGCACGCCGTCTCATCGCCGCCGCCAGCGTCGCGGCTCTCGGTGTCCTCTCCCTCGCCGCCTGCGGGAAGTCCTCGCCCGACGTGGCCGCGTACGTCGGTGACCGGACCTACTCCGTCGACCGGGTGGACGCGATCTACGACGACGCCCAGGCGAAGTACGCGGAGGCGATCCGCCAGAGCGCGACGCAGACCGGCGTCACCCCGCAGGCGGAGCAGCTCCGCTCCCGGGTGACCCGGCAGGACGTGGTGAACCTGCTGGTCAGCGTCGACCTGGGCAAGCGGGTCGTGGCGGAGCAGGGCGTCCAGGTGCCGGACCAGGTCACCCCGGAGCAGCTCGCTCAGCAGCTCCAGATGCCGCCGCAGGCGGAGTTCGCCAAGCTCTGGGGCGAGTGGGCCGACATCTCCATGGTGCTCAGCCAGAAGCTGCCGCCGGCCGACCTCAGCGACGCCTCGGTGATGGCCGTCTACCACGCGATCGAGGAGACCGGCGGGATCCAGTCCGGGCTCTCGGTGGGCGAGGTGCGGCAGCTCTTCGGCGAGGGCGGCTTCGTCCGTACCGCGTCGGCGCTCAGCGCGGCGCTGGAGGAGCAGGCCGACAAGGTGGACCTGTCGGTCAACCCGCGCTTCCGGCCGCTGGGCGTCCCGTCCTGGGTCAACAAGGGCCAGGAGCTGGTCTTCTACGCCCTGCCGTACGTCGACGCCAGCGGCCCGGTGACCGACATCTCGACCCCCGAGCCGGTCGCCACCCCGGCGGAGCCGGCCGGGTCGGTGGCCCCCTGA